A stretch of Deltaproteobacteria bacterium DNA encodes these proteins:
- the pabB gene encoding aminodeoxychorismate synthase component I: protein MNHLNELDPYWTPERLPRPLWEEPYFFFLDSSLPGKNARWSIAASSPRKILRSDQTEDLWSVFRRQAKVDSQSDSPFPFTGGWIGYLGYEFYRFFTKKVPERKADLIPEAVFCFYDEFYLYDHLKKRAYGTSELSRQWFNKIPPLPPLQKGGGGDLKKGPVSSNFTPETYCETIQKIKNYITAGDCYQVNLSQRFSSPTTSSAFTLYHQLRKISPAPYSAYLNLGEVQILSASPESFLNVRDHHVMTRPIKGTRPRGKSPEEDACLKEELWCSKKDRAELLMITDLLRNDLGRVCERGSVKVPSLLEVESYAQVHHLISTIEGKLAGDKNIFDLLEATFPGGSITGAPKIRAMQIIHELETVPRNLYTGTIGFLSEAQAHFNIAIRTMIYKQFPSSLSSPPVEEGKPAVRQAGEGGGMIYFWGGGGIVADSDPVSEYQETLHKTAGFLKIVGF from the coding sequence ATGAACCACCTTAATGAACTGGATCCCTATTGGACACCCGAAAGGCTGCCTCGGCCGCTTTGGGAGGAGCCTTATTTCTTCTTTCTGGACTCATCGCTACCTGGGAAGAATGCCCGATGGTCGATCGCCGCCTCGTCACCTAGAAAAATCCTGCGATCAGATCAAACGGAAGACCTTTGGTCTGTTTTTCGGCGTCAAGCAAAGGTCGATTCGCAGTCGGACTCTCCCTTTCCGTTCACGGGCGGCTGGATCGGTTATCTAGGCTATGAATTCTACCGCTTCTTTACAAAGAAAGTGCCCGAAAGAAAGGCCGATCTGATTCCCGAGGCGGTCTTCTGTTTTTATGACGAGTTTTATCTGTATGATCACCTGAAAAAGAGGGCGTATGGGACGTCGGAATTAAGCAGACAATGGTTTAACAAAATCCCCCCTCTCCCCCCTTTGCAAAAGGGGGGCGGTGGGGATTTGAAAAAAGGACCTGTCTCCAGCAACTTCACACCGGAGACTTATTGCGAAACGATCCAGAAGATCAAAAACTACATCACGGCCGGTGATTGCTATCAGGTCAACCTCTCACAGCGGTTTTCCTCTCCAACAACTTCATCCGCCTTTACTCTCTATCATCAATTAAGGAAGATAAGCCCCGCCCCGTACTCCGCCTATCTCAATTTGGGGGAGGTCCAAATTCTATCCGCCTCTCCGGAATCTTTCCTCAACGTTCGTGACCATCATGTCATGACACGACCGATCAAGGGGACTCGTCCCCGTGGAAAGAGCCCTGAAGAGGACGCGTGTCTCAAGGAAGAGCTTTGGTGCAGTAAAAAAGATCGGGCCGAGCTTTTGATGATCACCGATCTCTTGCGAAATGATTTGGGTCGGGTCTGCGAAAGGGGGAGCGTGAAGGTCCCCTCCCTTCTTGAGGTGGAGAGCTATGCCCAGGTCCATCACCTGATTTCAACTATCGAGGGGAAACTGGCAGGTGACAAAAATATTTTTGATCTGCTGGAGGCGACTTTTCCCGGTGGTTCCATTACCGGTGCACCCAAGATCCGGGCGATGCAGATCATCCATGAACTGGAAACCGTGCCACGCAACCTCTACACCGGTACAATCGGTTTTCTGAGTGAGGCCCAAGCCCACTTCAATATTGCCATCCGGACAATGATCTACAAACAGTTCCCCTCCTCTTTGTCCTCCCCCCCCGTGGAAGAGGGTAAGCCTGCCGTCAGGCAGGCAGGTGAGGGAGGGGGGATGATCTATTTCTGGGGAGGGGGTGGGATTGTCGCCGATTCGGATCCGGTCTCAGAGTACCAGGAGACGCTCCACAAAACGGCCGGTTTTCTGAAAATAGTCGGTTTTTAA
- a CDS encoding MBL fold metallo-hydrolase yields the protein MTSYALLFLSLLVPAVVAAEGVTLRPMITAEFKADYSDLVQGGEERPVWIPVASYLIQHPQNLILFDTGFGTRIEQEIRGWWLNRLLQLIMPYRFTTEETAVEELRKNGIPPTSIKTIILSHLHYDHTGGLRDFPKAQVILPRAEWERAQVGRWGGRLQGIMKEHLEGVNLWPLDYQPGTRYGPFEVSYDLMGDGSVLLLSTPGHTPGHQSVLVKLGSGQQVLLTGDAVWVEENYTRPSPKGWKARLIEEEDQEAWRTTLQIRKFHEEHPEVLIIPGHDPKILYALPAQLN from the coding sequence ATGACCTCCTACGCTCTCCTCTTTCTTTCCCTCTTGGTTCCTGCGGTTGTTGCAGCCGAGGGGGTCACCCTTCGCCCGATGATCACGGCCGAGTTCAAGGCAGACTATTCGGATCTTGTCCAGGGAGGGGAGGAGAGGCCCGTTTGGATCCCAGTGGCCTCCTATCTGATACAGCACCCCCAGAATCTGATCCTGTTTGATACCGGATTCGGTACGCGGATTGAGCAAGAGATTCGTGGATGGTGGTTGAATCGTCTTCTTCAACTGATCATGCCGTATCGATTTACCACGGAGGAGACGGCGGTCGAGGAGCTGAGGAAAAACGGGATTCCGCCCACGTCGATCAAAACGATTATCCTTTCCCATCTTCATTATGACCATACGGGCGGGCTCCGAGATTTTCCGAAGGCCCAGGTGATCCTCCCCCGGGCTGAGTGGGAGAGGGCCCAGGTGGGGCGATGGGGCGGGCGTCTCCAAGGAATCATGAAAGAGCATCTGGAGGGGGTTAATCTCTGGCCCCTCGATTACCAACCGGGGACCCGTTACGGCCCTTTTGAGGTGAGTTATGACCTCATGGGGGATGGTTCTGTTCTTCTGCTCTCAACACCAGGCCACACCCCGGGGCATCAATCTGTCCTGGTTAAACTTGGATCGGGACAACAGGTCTTGTTGACCGGTGATGCCGTCTGGGTGGAGGAGAATTACACGCGACCGTCTCCGAAGGGCTGGAAGGCACGCCTCATCGAAGAGGAGGATCAGGAGGCCTGGCGGACCACACTCCAGATCAGAAAGTTTCATGAGGAACATCCAGAGGTATTGATCATCCCGGGGCATGATCCGAAGATCCTTTATGCCCTCCCGGCGCAATTAAATTAA